In Candidatus Zixiibacteriota bacterium, the following proteins share a genomic window:
- a CDS encoding TolC family protein, with the protein MGAPLSLEEAAQMARERAPMVRIAGEQVQEAAARAAQARAAFLPMVRLNSGYTTSDNAVNVFMFALNQGEFQLAGDLNNPDRADNFQATAQVAINLFNGGRDWAIWRAARAAARGSDFARQATEDEIILGVTRAYLGLLTAQEFVRASETAVNAYASTEQVMTSRVNNGTALKTDLLNVQVEKAQAEERLLQSRNALALAKEGLRLAIGLDSLSVSEFQLLDEVKLSEPGAVAPAMRPEVAARDAFADAARREYRAAWGGLMPSVSAFASVDHYKGWEFDGSNNSWTAGLTLSWSVFDGFLTSSTIKEKRARMRAAEEGARLARLQTSVELTSAANSLKEATERVAVMQRAVALAGEGADLTRQRFEQGLVLTSHVIDAENNLVQAEVGLAQAKADRLIAIATLRRALSLPILGGSSR; encoded by the coding sequence ATGGGTGCGCCGTTATCGCTTGAAGAGGCGGCGCAGATGGCCCGGGAGCGGGCGCCGATGGTGCGGATTGCCGGCGAGCAAGTGCAGGAGGCCGCCGCCCGGGCGGCGCAGGCGCGGGCGGCGTTTCTGCCGATGGTGCGGCTGAATTCGGGCTACACGACCAGCGACAATGCGGTCAACGTGTTCATGTTTGCGCTCAATCAGGGGGAATTCCAATTGGCGGGTGATTTGAACAATCCGGATCGCGCCGACAATTTTCAGGCCACGGCGCAGGTTGCAATCAATTTGTTTAATGGCGGACGTGACTGGGCGATCTGGCGGGCCGCGCGCGCAGCGGCGCGCGGTAGCGATTTTGCACGGCAGGCGACAGAAGATGAGATCATCCTGGGTGTGACGCGCGCCTATCTCGGGCTCCTCACGGCGCAGGAATTCGTCCGCGCTTCCGAGACGGCGGTCAACGCCTACGCGTCGACCGAGCAAGTGATGACCAGTCGCGTCAACAACGGGACCGCGCTGAAGACCGACTTGTTGAATGTGCAAGTTGAGAAGGCGCAGGCGGAGGAGCGGCTGCTACAGTCACGCAATGCCCTCGCCCTGGCCAAGGAAGGGCTGCGACTGGCGATCGGGCTCGACAGCCTGAGTGTGAGTGAGTTTCAGTTGTTAGACGAGGTCAAGTTAAGCGAGCCGGGGGCCGTAGCGCCGGCGATGAGGCCGGAGGTGGCGGCGCGGGATGCGTTTGCCGATGCGGCGCGGCGCGAATATCGCGCGGCCTGGGGCGGGTTGATGCCGTCGGTTTCGGCGTTCGCGAGTGTCGACCACTATAAGGGCTGGGAATTTGACGGCTCAAACAACAGTTGGACAGCCGGCTTGACCTTGTCCTGGTCGGTATTCGACGGATTCCTGACGAGTTCGACGATCAAGGAGAAGCGCGCGCGGATGCGAGCTGCCGAGGAGGGCGCCCGGCTGGCGCGGCTGCAGACCTCGGTTGAGTTGACGTCAGCGGCCAATTCGCTCAAGGAGGCGACGGAGCGCGTCGCAGTGATGCAACGGGCGGTGGCGTTGGCCGGTGAAGGCGCCGATCTGACAAGGCAACGCTTCGAGCAGGGGCTGGTGCTGACGTCGCATGTCATAGATGCTGAGAATAATCTTGTGCAAGCCGAAGTTGGTTTGGCGCAGGCCAAGGCGGATCGTCTAATTGCGATCGCCACGCTACGCCGCGCACTAAGTCTGCCGATATTGGGAGGATCTTCGCGATGA